A region from the Branchiostoma lanceolatum isolate klBraLanc5 chromosome 2, klBraLanc5.hap2, whole genome shotgun sequence genome encodes:
- the LOC136428933 gene encoding arylsulfatase B-like isoform X1: protein MAPSSSWCSAGFLRSRPFLPLLLLLCVLNGGRTFAQSASGKPNIVFILADDYGWNDIGYHGSVIRTPNLDRLAAEGVKLENYYIQPICTPSRSQLMTGRYQIHFGLQHSIIWPPQPSGLPLDEVTLPQRLKEGGYSTHIVGKWHLGFYKEEYKPTNRGFDTFYGFLTGSENHFSHRNAGGMPGFRPGWSGLDLRDQDRPVTDQNGTYSTHLFASKAIEIIAQQDKNKPMFLYLPFQAVHGPLQAPQKYIDKYRNIKDNHRRVYAAMTTAMDEAVGNITDALKQYGLWDNTVLIFSTDNGGQVKVGGNNWPLRGWKGSLWEGGVRGVGFVNSPLIQSKGRTSDALIHISDWFPTLVGLAGGSTNGTKPLDGHDVWEAISEGKPSPRKELLHNIDPLFRTILYLPPHQWGDDTFNTSMHAAIRVGDWKLLTGYPGNGSWMPPPSSDLICKESDDPPGKHLWLFNIREDPEERTDLSKKYPLIVQDLLEKLAGYEKSMVPPFYPPPDPRANPALHGDVWSPWE from the exons ATGGCGCCTTCCTCAAGTTGGTGTTCGGCGGGCTTCCTCCGATCTCGGCCCTTCCTTCccctcctgctcctcctctgTGTGCTGAATGGAGGGAGAACGTTTGCCCAGTCCGCCAGCGGCAAGCCCAACATAGTGTTCATCCTGGCAGACGACTACGGCTGGAACGACATCGGCTACCATGGCTCCGTCATCCGCACCCCCAACTTGGACAG GCTGGCAGCTGAGGGAGTAAAACTGGAGAACTACTACATACAGCCCATCTGTACTCCCTCCAGAAGTCAGCTCATGACAGGGAGGTACCAG ATCCATTTCGGCCTCCAGCACAGCATTATCTGGCCCCCCCAGCCCAGCGGCCTCCCCCTGGATGAAGTGACTCTCCCCCAGCGACTAAAGGAGGGGGGGTACTCCACCCACATCGTGGGCAAGTGGCACCTGGGCTTCTACAAGGAGGAGTACAAACCTACAAACAGGGGGTTCGATACCTTCTATG GCTTCTTGACGGGCAGTGAGAATCACTTCAGCCACAGAAACGCCGGTGGGATGCCCGGCTTCAGACCCGGGTGGAGCGGACTAGACCTGAGGGACCAGGACAGACCCGTCACTGACCAGAACGGAACTTATTCTACTCACCTGTTCGCCAGTAAAGCCATAGAGATCATCGCACAACAGGACAAGAACAAG CCCATGTTCCTGTACCTGCCATTCCAAGCCGTCCACGGTCCGCTACAAGCACCGCAGAAGTACATCGACAAGTACAGAAACATCAAGGACAACCACAGGAGAGTGTACGCCGCAATGACGACGGCCATGGACGAGGCAGTCGGGAACATCACCGATGCTCTAAAACAGTACGGACTGTGGGACAACACCGTACTCATTTTTTCTACTG ACAATGGAGGACAGGTGAAGGTAGGAGGCAACAACTGGCCCCTGAGGGGGTGGAAGGGCTCACTCTGGGAAGGGGGTGTTCGCGGAGTCGGCTTTGTCAACAGCCCGCTGATCCAATCAAAAGGCAGGACCAGCGACGCCCTGATCCACATCTCTGATTGGTTCCCTACTCTGGTAGGACTCGCCGGCGGCTCCACCAATGGGACGAAGCCGCTGGACGGCCATGATGTCTGGGAAGCCATCAG TGAAGGAAAGCCCTCCCCAAGGAAGGAGCTCCTCCACAACATCGACCCGTTGTTCCGTACCATCCTCTACCTGCCCCCCCACCAGTGGGGAGACGACACCTTCAACACATCAATGCACGCTGCCATACGGGTGGGGGACTGGAAACTGCTCACAGGCTACCCAG GGAACGGATCTTGGATGCCCCCGCCATCTTCAGACCTGATCTGCAAAGAGTCGGACGACCCACCGGGAAAACACCTCTGGCTGTTCAACATCCGCGAAGACCCCGAAGAGAGAACAGACCTGTCCAAGAAGTACCCCCTCATTGTACAGGACTTGTTGGAGAAGCTGGCTGGATATGAGAAGTCGATGGTGCCTCCGTTCTATCCGCCTCCCGACCCGAGGGCAAACCCCGCCCTACATGGGGACGTATGGTCACCTTGGGAGTGA
- the LOC136428933 gene encoding arylsulfatase B-like isoform X2, whose product MAPSSSWCSAGFLRSRPFLPLLLLLCVLNGGRTFAQSASGKPNIVFILADDYGWNDIGYHGSVIRTPNLDRLAAEGVKLENYYIQPICTPSRSQLMTGRYQIRFGLQHSIIRPPQPSGLPLDEVTLPQRLKEGGYSTHIVGKWHLGFFKEEYTPTHRGFDTFYGFLTGSENHFSHRNAGGMPGFRPGWSGLDLRDQDRPVTDQNGTYSTHLFASKAIEIIAQQDKNKPMFLYLPFQAVHGPLQAPQKYIDKYRNIKDNHRRVYAAMTTAMDEAVGNITDALKQYGLWDNTVLIFSTDNGGQVKVGGNNWPLRGWKGSLWEGGVRGVGFVNSPLIQSKGRTSDALIHISDWFPTLVGLAGGSTNGTKPLDGHDVWEAISEGKPSPRKELLHNIDPLFRTILYLPPHQWGDDTFNTSMHAAIRVGDWKLLTGYPGNGSWMPPPSSDLICKESDDPPGKHLWLFNIREDPEERTDLSKKYPLIVQDLLEKLAGYEKSMVPPFYPPPDPRANPALHGDVWSPWE is encoded by the exons ATGGCGCCTTCCTCAAGTTGGTGTTCGGCGGGCTTCCTCCGATCTCGGCCCTTCCTTCccctcctgctcctcctctgTGTGCTGAATGGAGGGAGAACGTTTGCCCAGTCCGCCAGCGGCAAGCCCAACATAGTGTTCATCCTGGCAGACGACTACGGCTGGAACGACATCGGCTACCATGGCTCCGTCATCCGCACCCCCAACTTGGACAG GCTGGCAGCTGAGGGAGTAAAACTGGAGAACTACTACATACAGCCCATCTGTACTCCCTCCAGAAGTCAGCTCATGACAGGGAGGTACCAG ATCCGTTTTGGCCTCCAGCACAGTATCATCAGGCCCCCCCAGCCCAGCGGCCTCCCCCTGGATGAAGTGACTCTCCCCCAGCGACTAAAGGAGGGGGGGTACTCCACCCATATCGTGGGCAAGTGGCACCTGGGCTTCTTTAAGGAGGAGTACACCCCCACACACAGGGGGTTTGACACCTTCTATG GCTTCTTGACGGGCAGTGAGAATCACTTCAGCCACAGAAACGCCGGTGGGATGCCCGGCTTCAGACCCGGGTGGAGCGGACTAGACCTGAGGGACCAGGACAGACCCGTCACTGACCAGAACGGAACTTATTCTACTCACCTGTTCGCCAGTAAAGCCATAGAGATCATCGCACAACAGGACAAGAACAAG CCCATGTTCCTGTACCTGCCATTCCAAGCCGTCCACGGTCCGCTACAAGCACCGCAGAAGTACATCGACAAGTACAGAAACATCAAGGACAACCACAGGAGAGTGTACGCCGCAATGACGACGGCCATGGACGAGGCAGTCGGGAACATCACCGATGCTCTAAAACAGTACGGACTGTGGGACAACACCGTACTCATTTTTTCTACTG ACAATGGAGGACAGGTGAAGGTAGGAGGCAACAACTGGCCCCTGAGGGGGTGGAAGGGCTCACTCTGGGAAGGGGGTGTTCGCGGAGTCGGCTTTGTCAACAGCCCGCTGATCCAATCAAAAGGCAGGACCAGCGACGCCCTGATCCACATCTCTGATTGGTTCCCTACTCTGGTAGGACTCGCCGGCGGCTCCACCAATGGGACGAAGCCGCTGGACGGCCATGATGTCTGGGAAGCCATCAG TGAAGGAAAGCCCTCCCCAAGGAAGGAGCTCCTCCACAACATCGACCCGTTGTTCCGTACCATCCTCTACCTGCCCCCCCACCAGTGGGGAGACGACACCTTCAACACATCAATGCACGCTGCCATACGGGTGGGGGACTGGAAACTGCTCACAGGCTACCCAG GGAACGGATCTTGGATGCCCCCGCCATCTTCAGACCTGATCTGCAAAGAGTCGGACGACCCACCGGGAAAACACCTCTGGCTGTTCAACATCCGCGAAGACCCCGAAGAGAGAACAGACCTGTCCAAGAAGTACCCCCTCATTGTACAGGACTTGTTGGAGAAGCTGGCTGGATATGAGAAGTCGATGGTGCCTCCGTTCTATCCGCCTCCCGACCCGAGGGCAAACCCCGCCCTACATGGGGACGTATGGTCACCTTGGGAGTGA